In the genome of Candidatus Microbacterium phytovorans, one region contains:
- a CDS encoding DUF2520 domain-containing protein, with amino-acid sequence MTRSGRLGVGIIGAGRVGPVIGAALAGAGHAVTGITAGSDPDRVDAVLPGVPVLAADEVVRRSELVVVAVPHAELPSLVAGLSEIGAWQVGQLVLHTDPAYGIDVLSPAAARGAIPLAVHPAVAFTGTSIDLRQLRESYAAVTAPAAVLPIAQALAVELGCEPIVISEEARAAYGEAVATATEFSAALLRQSSELLVAAGVDEPGRFLSALVHSTVDRALQGLETA; translated from the coding sequence ATGACCCGCAGTGGACGCCTGGGCGTCGGCATCATCGGTGCGGGACGCGTCGGCCCGGTCATCGGTGCGGCTTTGGCCGGAGCAGGCCATGCCGTGACGGGTATCACGGCGGGCTCCGACCCCGATCGCGTCGACGCCGTCCTGCCGGGGGTGCCCGTGCTCGCGGCCGATGAGGTCGTGCGCCGCAGCGAACTCGTCGTCGTCGCCGTGCCGCACGCGGAGCTTCCCTCTCTCGTGGCCGGACTGTCCGAGATCGGGGCGTGGCAGGTGGGCCAGCTGGTCCTCCACACCGACCCGGCGTACGGCATCGACGTGCTCTCACCCGCCGCCGCGCGGGGGGCCATCCCTCTCGCCGTGCACCCCGCGGTCGCCTTCACCGGCACCTCGATCGATCTCCGTCAGCTGCGCGAGTCGTACGCCGCCGTGACGGCACCCGCCGCCGTGCTCCCGATCGCTCAGGCGCTCGCCGTCGAGCTCGGGTGCGAGCCGATCGTGATCTCGGAGGAGGCCCGCGCGGCCTACGGCGAGGCCGTCGCAACGGCGACCGAGTTCTCCGCCGCGCTGCTGCGCCAATCGTCGGAGCTGCTGGTCGCGGCCGGTGTAGACGAGCCGGGCCGCTTCCTGTCCGCTCTCGTCCACTCCACGGTCGACCGCGCGCTGCAGGGGCTCGAGACGGCGTGA
- the lysS gene encoding lysine--tRNA ligase gives MTDAPASAEAITDDDVFEQKAVRLAKRERLIAERKDAAGGAYPVAVAVTDTIPALRERYADLEAGAETGVVASVAGRVVFSRNTGKLCFASLQSGDGSRIQAMVSLAEVGEESLQAWKELVDLGDHVSVTGQVISSRRGELSIMVTEWAVAAKALLPLPNLYTELSEESRVRSRFLDLIVRDLARETVVARATVNASLRQTFASHGYIEVETPMLQVQHGGAAARPFVTRSNAFDADLFLRIAPELFLKRAVVGGIDRVFEINRNFRNEGADSTHSPEFAMLEAYEAYSDYNGIADLTQELVQNAAIAVAGSTTVTWADGTEFDLGGQWDRISMYDSLSAAAGRDITPATPLAELQALAAEVGVEVPEKIATHGKLVEELWEHFVKGGLERPTFVMDFPLDTSPLVREHRSIAGVVEKWDLYVRGFELATGYSELVDPVIQRERFVEQAKLAARGDDEAMRVDEEFLRALEHGMPPTGGMGMGIDRLMMAITGLGIRETILFPLVK, from the coding sequence ATGACCGACGCGCCCGCATCCGCCGAGGCCATCACCGACGACGACGTCTTCGAGCAGAAGGCCGTCCGGCTTGCCAAGCGCGAGCGGCTGATCGCCGAGCGAAAGGATGCCGCGGGCGGCGCCTACCCGGTCGCCGTCGCCGTCACCGACACCATTCCCGCGCTCCGCGAGCGCTACGCCGACCTCGAGGCGGGCGCCGAGACCGGGGTCGTGGCATCCGTCGCCGGCCGTGTCGTGTTCAGCCGCAACACCGGCAAGCTCTGCTTCGCCTCGTTGCAGTCGGGGGACGGCAGCCGCATCCAGGCGATGGTCTCGCTCGCGGAGGTGGGCGAGGAGTCGCTCCAGGCGTGGAAGGAACTCGTCGACCTCGGCGACCACGTCTCGGTCACCGGTCAGGTGATCTCCAGCCGCCGCGGCGAGCTGTCGATCATGGTCACCGAGTGGGCCGTCGCGGCCAAGGCGCTGCTGCCGCTGCCGAACCTGTACACCGAGCTCAGCGAGGAGAGCCGTGTGCGCTCGCGCTTCCTCGACCTCATCGTGCGCGATCTCGCACGCGAGACCGTCGTGGCACGCGCGACCGTGAACGCGAGCCTGCGCCAGACCTTCGCGTCGCACGGCTACATCGAGGTGGAGACGCCGATGCTGCAGGTGCAGCACGGCGGCGCGGCCGCCCGGCCCTTCGTCACGCGGTCCAATGCGTTCGACGCCGACCTGTTCCTGCGCATCGCCCCGGAACTGTTCCTCAAGCGCGCCGTGGTGGGTGGCATCGACCGGGTGTTCGAGATCAACCGCAACTTCCGCAACGAGGGCGCTGACTCCACCCACAGCCCCGAGTTCGCGATGCTCGAGGCGTACGAGGCCTACAGCGATTACAACGGCATCGCCGACCTCACGCAGGAGCTCGTGCAGAACGCCGCGATCGCCGTGGCCGGTTCGACCACCGTCACGTGGGCCGACGGCACCGAGTTCGACCTCGGCGGTCAGTGGGATCGCATCTCCATGTACGACTCGCTCTCGGCAGCCGCCGGACGCGACATCACCCCCGCTACGCCTCTCGCCGAGCTCCAGGCGCTCGCCGCCGAGGTGGGGGTCGAGGTTCCCGAGAAGATCGCGACGCACGGCAAGCTCGTCGAGGAGCTGTGGGAGCACTTCGTGAAGGGCGGCCTCGAGCGCCCCACGTTCGTCATGGACTTCCCCCTCGACACCAGTCCGCTCGTGCGCGAGCACCGCTCGATCGCCGGAGTGGTGGAGAAGTGGGACCTCTACGTTCGGGGCTTCGAGCTGGCCACCGGCTACTCCGAGCTCGTCGACCCCGTCATCCAGCGCGAGCGCTTCGTGGAGCAGGCCAAGCTGGCGGCACGCGGCGACGACGAGGCGATGCGCGTGGACGAGGAGTTCTTGCGCGCGCTCGAACACGGGATGCCGCCGACGGGCGGGATGGGAATGGGTATCGACCGCCTCATGATGGCGATCACGGGCCTCGGTATCCGCGAGACGATCCTCTTCCCCCTCGTCAAATAG